A region of Sulfurimonas sp. DNA encodes the following proteins:
- a CDS encoding zonular occludens toxin domain-containing protein, whose translation MIKAIIGAGGSGKSMYFIRYLFEEVDVYDVEIIDGKEKEIHIKKPIHSLYGRLILNIKGFDENLFREFSGNSEIEIIHESKHWHKNDIERIFRQQEKEDDKPEDDRVPTLLIYDECQFGLSTFSQAQALLPQNEYIANFMSLHRHYGPCDIFLATQSADKIHGKFVGDLDELYISLESNQKLDPENDIVFDQYDKDGRTIISGGRSKIKFKKLDKLKAVNGDDFAPFELYTSGDSGRRPVKRKSFWGKYIYIFAALLSFIFIVAFLVFYNLFSKMNEQTSNIVIKKEISTSAQSPHSSQNELVLKEEIHEETQFDRYLEAPYHNIDAQVLYRIFVNNNICYIGKQVVPLGVLNRLLDENVIYKITEQRITPTSKYINVLIHQSLLNSYQLINNFDNTAENKVNGNSRKVGNIL comes from the coding sequence ATGATTAAGGCTATAATTGGTGCTGGCGGCTCAGGCAAGTCTATGTATTTCATTCGATATTTATTTGAGGAAGTAGATGTTTATGATGTTGAGATTATAGACGGTAAAGAAAAAGAGATTCATATAAAGAAGCCTATACATAGTTTATATGGTCGTTTGATTTTAAATATTAAAGGTTTTGATGAGAATTTATTTAGAGAATTTTCAGGTAATTCAGAAATTGAAATTATTCATGAATCGAAGCATTGGCATAAAAATGATATAGAAAGAATCTTTAGACAACAAGAAAAAGAAGATGATAAACCCGAAGATGATAGAGTCCCTACTCTTTTAATATATGATGAGTGTCAGTTTGGATTATCAACTTTTTCTCAAGCACAAGCTCTACTTCCTCAGAATGAATATATAGCTAATTTCATGTCGTTACATCGCCATTATGGACCTTGTGATATATTCTTAGCTACTCAAAGTGCAGATAAGATTCACGGTAAGTTTGTTGGAGATTTAGATGAGTTATATATTTCTTTAGAATCCAATCAGAAGTTAGACCCTGAAAATGATATAGTTTTTGATCAATATGATAAAGATGGTAGAACTATTATTTCAGGTGGACGCTCTAAAATAAAATTTAAGAAATTAGATAAGTTAAAAGCTGTAAATGGAGATGATTTTGCACCTTTTGAACTTTATACAAGTGGTGACTCAGGTAGAAGACCTGTAAAGCGTAAATCTTTTTGGGGTAAATATATTTACATTTTTGCTGCTTTACTCTCTTTTATTTTTATAGTTGCTTTTTTAGTTTTTTATAATTTATTTTCAAAAATGAATGAACAAACCTCCAATATTGTTATAAAAAAAGAAATATCTACATCTGCACAATCCCCTCATTCTTCACAAAACGAACTTGTTTTAAAAGAAGAAATTCACGAGGAAACTCAATTTGATAGATATTTAGAAGCACCATATCATAATATAGATGCACAAGTTTTATATAGGATATTTGTAAATAATAATATTTGTTATATAGGAAAACAAGTTGTACCTTTAGGGGTATTAAATAGATTATTAGATGAAAATGTAATTTACAAAATTACTGAGCAACGCATTACACCTACATCTAAATATATAAATGTATTGATCCATCAAAGTTTATTAAATTCTTATCAACTTATAAATAATTTTGACAATACAGCAGAAAATAAAGTCAATGGTAATTCTCGTAAGGTTGGAAATATACTATAG
- a CDS encoding DNA cytosine methyltransferase — protein sequence MQLVLSLFSGVGLLDQAFRENGFCVVSAGDLITGQDVRDFTGMKNKFSGVIGGSPCQDFSGLKRVKTDYSNKMIIEFLRVVSECEPDWYLLENVKGVPNLTDLNKNSVTPLREYSHQRIDINQGWYDDYSRLRHIQFGSKQNFYLDIPRGTMKNIISGCALASDDRSFKELCHIQGLPSDYDLKDFNVKGKKKAVGNGVPLSVGRVLAKAVLDVTDPGNKGVNYREEKSVTLKSSQGKISFTTFLNDRNISFDSRMSSGFICSVCNTQFNHTAHNRFDSKVHIFSLFEYLDFDYMDFLNNKDTELKVKNFCNSIGVKNTTFFLSICDDCFQNHSLITPAVESVTLLHKESVTQQDKKRCACGCGRELIGKKKCYDSTCRKRLSRKSIKCDLAAEQKK from the coding sequence ATGCAATTAGTTCTTAGCCTATTTAGCGGTGTCGGTTTACTAGACCAAGCTTTTAGAGAAAATGGCTTTTGTGTTGTATCGGCTGGTGACTTGATAACTGGTCAAGATGTCCGTGACTTTACAGGTATGAAAAATAAATTCTCTGGTGTGATTGGTGGAAGTCCTTGTCAAGACTTTAGCGGATTGAAGAGAGTTAAAACTGATTATTCTAATAAAATGATAATAGAGTTTTTAAGAGTAGTTTCAGAGTGTGAGCCTGATTGGTATCTTTTGGAAAATGTCAAAGGTGTTCCAAATTTGACTGACTTAAATAAAAATAGTGTGACTCCGCTGCGTGAATATTCCCACCAACGAATTGATATTAATCAGGGTTGGTATGATGATTATTCAAGATTAAGACATATTCAGTTCGGCTCAAAACAAAATTTTTACTTAGATATACCTCGTGGAACTATGAAAAATATTATAAGTGGTTGTGCCTTAGCTTCTGATGATAGAAGTTTTAAAGAGCTTTGCCATATCCAAGGTTTACCAAGTGATTATGATTTAAAAGATTTTAATGTAAAAGGTAAAAAGAAAGCTGTAGGAAATGGTGTTCCTTTATCTGTTGGAAGAGTTCTTGCAAAAGCTGTTTTAGATGTGACTGATCCAGGTAACAAAGGTGTGAACTATCGAGAAGAAAAAAGTGTGACATTAAAATCCTCTCAAGGTAAAATTAGTTTTACAACATTTCTTAATGATAGAAATATTTCATTTGATTCTCGTATGTCAAGTGGTTTTATTTGTAGTGTTTGTAATACTCAGTTTAACCATACTGCTCATAATAGATTTGATTCAAAAGTTCATATTTTTAGTTTGTTTGAATATCTAGATTTTGACTATATGGATTTTTTAAATAATAAAGATACAGAATTAAAAGTTAAAAATTTTTGCAATTCTATTGGTGTTAAAAATACTACATTTTTTTTATCTATTTGTGATGATTGTTTTCAAAATCATAGTTTAATTACTCCAGCTGTTGAAAGTGTGACTTTGCTGCATAAAGAATCTGTGACACAACAGGATAAAAAAAGGTGTGCGTGTGGTTGTGGTCGTGAGTTAATTGGAAAAAAGAAATGTTATGACTCTACATGTCGCAAAAGATTATCACGAAAAAGTATTAAATGTGATTTAGCAGCGGAACAAAAAAAATGA
- a CDS encoding restriction endonuclease, giving the protein MYILIVLNIKKENGRKDNGIDIIAKKEKEILFIQCKNWSANSTRKVKADDIKIARQNIDDFLEKNPLYKLGGYKIKIIYAISENVLHGSAYHYIQDNSDVVEFRIIPMID; this is encoded by the coding sequence ATGTATATTTTAATTGTACTGAACATTAAAAAAGAAAACGGTAGGAAAGATAATGGAATTGATATTATTGCTAAAAAAGAAAAAGAAATATTATTTATACAATGCAAGAATTGGAGTGCGAACAGTACTAGAAAAGTAAAAGCAGATGATATAAAAATAGCAAGACAAAATATTGATGATTTTTTAGAAAAAAATCCATTGTATAAACTAGGAGGATATAAAATAAAAATAATATATGCTATATCAGAAAATGTATTGCATGGGAGTGCGTATCATTATATACAAGATAATAGTGATGTCGTAGAGTTTAGAATAATTCCGATGATAGATTAA
- a CDS encoding restriction endonuclease, which translates to MKKEENENKIIYLKAKEIREYFKITSKQLHEVLELLKWATKSDDKGWKATKLGIDKGAKEGVYMGVNYIHWNEKIKNDFEFIDVVEGLKNSKKIKDQVNKKNVIKTKKMTDKEKKEKGDEYELFIAKHFREQGHTIAEHGKDNGVKDYGIDIIAKKDKEILFIQCKNWSANSSNKVRDKEIKVTRQDVQDYKEKYPLYEMYKTKIIYIMSENVLHGSGYHYIQDNSDVVEFRIIPMID; encoded by the coding sequence ATGAAAAAAGAAGAAAATGAAAATAAAATAATATATTTAAAAGCTAAAGAAATAAGAGAATATTTTAAAATCACATCAAAACAACTTCATGAAGTTTTAGAACTGTTAAAGTGGGCAACCAAGTCAGATGATAAAGGTTGGAAAGCTACTAAACTTGGAATAGACAAGGGTGCTAAAGAGGGTGTATATATGGGTGTTAATTATATACATTGGAATGAAAAAATAAAAAATGACTTTGAATTTATAGATGTTGTAGAAGGTTTAAAAAATAGTAAAAAGATAAAGGATCAAGTAAATAAAAAAAATGTCATTAAAACAAAGAAAATGACAGATAAAGAGAAAAAAGAAAAAGGCGATGAATATGAACTCTTTATTGCAAAACACTTTAGAGAACAAGGACATACAATTGCAGAGCATGGAAAAGATAATGGCGTAAAAGATTACGGTATAGATATCATTGCTAAAAAAGATAAAGAAATATTATTTATACAGTGTAAAAATTGGAGTGCCAATAGCTCAAATAAAGTAAGAGATAAAGAAATAAAAGTAACAAGGCAAGATGTACAAGATTATAAAGAAAAATACCCATTATATGAAATGTACAAAACTAAAATAATATATATAATGTCTGAAAATGTATTACATGGAAGTGGATATCACTATATACAAGACAATAGTGATGTAGTAGAGTTTAGAATAATTCCAATGATAGATTAA
- a CDS encoding site-specific integrase, translated as MIKFSHYSKLYLEFKKHELKFSTLDKYTNIIKDRLNPTFGDSDIANIKPSNIKKWLYDIDDVGGKSKRTYLSILSGIMQEALYDEVINRNPVRLVRLPKFDTPKIKPFTADEVNKIMSLAKNDNYRHYLAIAFYTGMRSGEIMALKKSDINFKKQIITVQRTRSRYGESTPKTKYSIRDVPIIKLLEPYITELYKKHDEEYLFITQYKKPYKDNHVFAENFWKKALKELDLEYRRPYNARHTYATNMLYNNLVTPVQLAQLLGHANSQMVFDVYVNYIDSFNENFDRSINIYI; from the coding sequence ATGATTAAATTTAGCCACTATTCAAAACTATATTTAGAGTTTAAAAAGCATGAACTAAAATTTTCTACTTTAGACAAATATACAAATATAATTAAGGATAGATTAAATCCTACTTTTGGAGATTCAGACATAGCAAATATAAAACCTAGTAACATAAAAAAATGGTTATATGACATAGATGATGTAGGCGGTAAATCTAAAAGAACATATCTGAGTATCTTAAGCGGTATCATGCAAGAAGCTCTTTATGATGAAGTTATAAATCGTAATCCCGTAAGACTTGTTAGACTTCCAAAATTTGACACTCCAAAAATAAAACCTTTTACAGCTGATGAAGTAAATAAAATTATGTCTTTAGCAAAAAATGATAACTATCGTCATTATCTTGCAATAGCATTTTATACGGGTATGCGTTCGGGCGAAATAATGGCACTTAAGAAAAGTGATATAAATTTCAAAAAGCAAATTATTACAGTTCAACGAACACGCTCACGCTATGGAGAATCTACTCCTAAAACAAAATACAGCATTAGAGATGTTCCTATTATAAAATTATTAGAACCATATATTACAGAACTATACAAAAAACATGATGAAGAATATTTATTTATCACTCAGTACAAAAAACCTTATAAAGATAATCATGTCTTTGCTGAAAACTTTTGGAAGAAGGCATTAAAAGAGTTAGACTTAGAATATAGAAGACCATATAACGCTAGGCATACTTACGCTACAAATATGCTTTATAATAATTTAGTAACTCCAGTTCAATTAGCTCAATTGCTAGGTCATGCAAATTCTCAAATGGTTTTTGATGTATATGTTAATTATATAGATTCGTTTAATGAAAACTTTGATAGGTCAATAAATATTTATATTTGA